GCAGTACACCCAGCGGGAGGAGGCAGTGGTGCACAGGTTCCGGCCGACGGCAGACAGATGTTGTAGGGTGGGACAGAGAGCAGCCAGGAAGATGATGTCGTGTAGCATCCGTAACAGCCAAAGACTTTTCAATAGTGTTCACACAGCCCGGAGTTCGAATGGTGGCATAATTCTTAGAAATACGGACTCGTTTTTCTCCAAGGTTACTGTGTGCGCCACCAACTTCTCAACATCATTCGAAAAATGCTGTGTGAACAAAGAaaattttttgaaagaaattagGATTTGTAGGAGGCGATATAGGGAGAGAGACTTCCGTGctaaatgcataaaaattgcGAAATCAAAGTATGGACAGTGAGGATGAGTTCTGATGTGTTTCGCCATGTTTATGGCGTCATTACTACGGCAGCGTTTATTCCATATTGTAACttataaattcatttacattcattttaaaaaaaaaatcatatgttGTGTGTATGGCGACGTTATCAAAATGtcattgtataaatgtaatttatttttttgcCTGCTTTGAATATGCTTCATATTAAATTCATACATCAGTTATTATTCTGGCTTATACCTCGTTTATTATGTATTCTGCGTTAGAAACAGGTTacacaatcactacctatgtgaTTGAGAGCTACGTCAATACGTCTTCCCAACCCCTCGAAAACACCAAGGATTttcccattcgagaattttgTACTCGTGTGGAGACATCATCATCTGTGGATGAAGTActacaaattttgacctataatGAGCTTACGGCCAAAtcggtgagggttctttatcgtgtcaatgCCTGCCGCGACTCGGAATCGCTGTTTTTAAGGCCATGTTGGAAAAATTCGTAACCTTCCCTTCTAATGTTGGGCGTCTGGTGAAGGAACAGGCATTACCTATGTCAAACGTCTCCAAGTTTGATTTGACTAGCCACACCGGAATTGAGAATCGAACCCGGGCCTCCTGGTTGCAACACCCTCCTCCAAGAAACcctacaaaacaaacaaaaacaccaaAGTGTCCACAACTGGAGACACCGCGATCCGTAAGACAACGCGTGTTAAAATCAGTCTTTATCGGTTTAGTAGGTAGTGGCGATAGTGTGAATTTATCTTTCTTTGGAGCTAATACTATGCTGATCATAATATAATTGATCGGCTATTTTGCGAGAAGACTATCTCAACATTAAGCTACCCCTCCCGCCCGCCCTCCAACAGTTTATGTAAACAGATCAGTGAAAAGCTTATTACATTAAGCTTCCCCCTCCCCCGCCTTCCCTTCAACactttatgtaaacaaaccagTAAAAAGCATATTAAAGGATTTTCAGATTTAGGGGATTGGGACACAAAGCCATGCACGTGTTGTTTCATCTTTTCTGTCTTTATTAGCGCTCTGTTAGGATACCCATCACGTCATATGTTATATGGAGAAAATATAaagacccccacccccattcTCTCTTTTCGCAAGGATCAATCTATTATCGATTAACGTAAGAAACCCTTCCGATGGCAAAGTGTATTTTGATTAGTTCTAAGTATATCGAGTCATTTAACTTGCTTCATGTgtcaggggtggatccaggaatttttgaaaggggggtgtttctaccattaattttgattttcaaaaaaaaaagggggggggggggctcaaaaTGCATAATTTTTATACCTTTATCAGCAAAAGTTTCTGAAGaaaattgtatataatatatataatcccTGGAACCTCTCTCTGGATCCGCCATTTTGTGTCTCCGTTACGTTCAGAAAATTATCAACGAACAAACAGGCAAACAAACAAGTTGCAATGACAGAAAAAGGACTTCTCTATTAACCCTACTTGTATTCACATTACTACTACTCGGAAAATTGATTTagttacacatatatatatggatgACTTCCCTGAAccaattcattatttttaatcTTGATAACAACGAACACAGAGATAAATAAATTGACATGACCATGATATTCTGATACCGTAAATAAATACCTAGGGTTTGGCCTTGTTGTGAGATAACTCCATGGTCATTGGATATGAACACCGATGTTGCAAGTATTCGTCACGGTACATGGTTTCACACACTGTAATATCTTAACATTTGAAACGTGTGATATTtagaagaaagaaaataatgtttCTGGGAAGGCACTCAATAGATATGTCATTACGTCAGAGCTTTCACCAATGATATTACGTGGAATATCAAATGTCAActttttttcttcatctttcttgcgataaatgaattttttttagataccCCGACTAGTTTCTTCAGTTCTTCTGGAGTATATCATTGACAtacactaatatatatatatatatatatatatataaagcacagaaaatttcactttatttggatacccactttcgcccctacccggggttgaactcacgacctgcggaaccaaatctcctagcagcatgtaaccagcacGCTAGACCgatcgaccatctaggcaagttatatatatatatatatatatatatatatatatatatatatatatatatatatatataagcgcCGATAGAGTATACCCGACTAGTTTCTTCAATTCTTCAGGAGTATATCATTAACATAATATGTACTAATATATTAACATAATATCATAGAATAACATACACATATACTGATCCTGAAGAATTTAAGAAACTAGTCGCGTATACTCTATCggatttatgatattttttctcactatatagatatatacatgtatatataaagatatCCATGCATGATGTATAAGAAACATCTTTGTAAAATGAGAGATATGTtgcttttatttcaatttcacatTTGTAAGTCAAGGTTCTCCTCtaattatatgatattttagtgtATGAGAATATGAAGCACATTTAAATCTTATCAGTGGCGTATTCAATGAATTTTCACcgaaaatgatttcaaaattatcatTCTCCTATTTTTAGAGTTACCTCTCTTTGTATACATTATTATAATGATGATCTGTCAAGTGGGTATTGCtgtctgctttttttttttcaaagctctATTTTCCTTTGTTTTGATATAATTATCTGAAAGCTATCTGCTTGTTTTCATGCAATCTGCAGTGACGGCGTCATAAAAGAGATTTCTCCGATATCGGCCATCTTTTGAGTCTTATGATCAAGTCATTTCTGcttcaattttgatgaaatagacatcattaattttagaaatatcatttttcatatttgatacaAATGAAGTATTGTAGGTGCAGATGGTCTAGTATACAAATTAAAAGAGAATTGATACTTTACAAATGGTCAAATATAGAATACTGTCAAGTATGAAACATAGAAATTAATAAAGATAAGTAAGTTTATTACAATTTTGGACCCAGAGGacataacagcaagacagcttataaagaaggaaatttaaaaaaagtttacaacattaactacagattACAGCAACTGCAAACTACATATTGATGTAGCATGTGGGGGAAACgggtacatacatatatgaattgcaaatcagatgtaaatacataagtaaatggacagtatcagtattgtAACAACATATGAATAagaaactataatgatttttgcagttttaaagcatcacttctttttctgaaagttttatctaaatattcacccaatttgacaattactagtttgttttatatatatttatatatatatatatatatatattaaaattccacaaaatgtccatggtataggtaataaataaatatatatatatatatatatatatatatatatatatatatatatatatatatatataaacaaataaaaagaatatataaatggagaattaaagatttaattttcCACTGTTTTACACGCCATACTAAATAATCATGGggttattttcaaaattgaaaaagacgTGAGAACCACTGAGATATGCAAGTTTTCAAGTCCTTTTATCAATTCTCTTGTGCACGTTTTAAAAGGTATCCCGTTAAAAACGTTCATTTTCCTTCAGCACCATATCTATAGGCGTGATAATTGTTGGCGTGACATTTGACCGTGAACGCCCGCCAGAGGGAGCATGCAGATAGATGCGTCATTCAAAGCTCTCAGTTACATCTAACTACATATAGTGTGTACTGACAAATTTTAGTCTTTTTATCGCTTAGTATTCGttgaaaacaaaacactttctcaggctaaatttattttaaaatcagatAATGTGATACTCTAAGGTCAAATATGTGATTACGTTTAAACGTTTCCCTAAATAAATATCTGCAGTTTTAATCTTGATGTGTATTGTAAATCATTTCAAGTGGTAGTCgtagatatttataaaaaataaaaaaaaggcTCTAAGAACACCACATTCAAGTTTTCCGTTTATTCGCGCATTTTATATAGTAGAATGGAACACTAAAAATCTGAACATTATCTCTGCAattgtttattaaaaattttaaaaattcagtaGAATTTAGGCCCGTGCAGTTGTTATAAAAACATAAGATATTGTAAATCATTTCGAGCAAAAATAACGAAATTTACAGTAActccaaactccccgtcgaggcctcattacgccACCTACGAATAGTTTGACAGTAACTCTAACCCAACTGTGACGTCAGCGACgtacataaatattgaaatatgacGTCATGGCAGAGAAAATCAGCTGAAAGTGTTGTCCATGCAATTTTGTTTTTAGCATTCATTTTTTGCTTTCTTGGGTGTTGTGAAACTACAAAGGACCTGAATATACACGAACTTCGACTTGTGGCTCAGCATTTGAAGCATGAGGACTGCAGGAAACTTATCGCCGCTCTCCACCATAAAGAATTTTATCTGAAAGTAGAGGAAGTGAAAGCAGAAAACACAAATAAGTCGTGTTTATTTCTGCTGTTGAAATGGGACAGAACAGAGGGCCGGGGCAAAACCTTTTATGACCTTCCTTTACGCCTGAGACAGCTGGGCCATGTTGTCCTCGCCAAGAAACTTTCCAAGATAGTCTACCACGAAAAAGCTCTCAATTTGAAGAGGACCTTAACGGACGACCCTTTCAAGACCATGGTTGATAAAGACTCGTTCTTACTGGACAATGACAAGGTCCAGCGAGAGGTTCACGTTCAAACGGACGAGGGCTCCATCGACttcattactttattctggGCTGTATGTGGAGCCatgtcattttttattttgttgagaATTTCCTTTCGGATATTTTGCCCTGGGGCTTTTGCAAGGTTCTGGAAAAAGATGTCACCACAGCCTGTCAGTGATGGCTGCCAGTTCTGCTGTAGTGAGATAGACCGAATTACCGCGAGATTAAAGAAACTATACAAACGATACGTCGTAGGAATACACGTGGAAAATGATTTATTGGATGAAGAAGTGTGAGATGGTATACTATGTTCGGGTATATCTACTCAGTTTTACCATTTGTTTGGAATAAGAAGTATTTTCTGAAAATCACATTCAGTTCACCAAGGGCTAAATGGCAGGACACACAAGCCAGAAAACATACGACTCTCCGTATAGATACAGTTAATTACCGAGTGAGAGAGATTGATGTACAGCAGTTCATGACGTTGTATAGAGAGGCTGGGCTGGGTACTGTTAGCGATCCAATTTTACAAAGTTACTGACTGTTCCCTAGTATCAAGGCTTCTATGTTGATCATTAGATGATCGAAGCCAGTACAAAATCTGCAGTCTttggagttaaaaaaaattataatccTGTACATTTTGTTGTTAATATAGAAAGCTtcaaattcacgtgaatttatACACTTTATGTTCATtcgataaaaatgttttgtgacTAGATTTTCATGGTTTTGGTGTGAAAGTAGCAAATAAAACTGCTGCTAAAATGCAACAAGTATGAAAGACaagaatttgtttttttttttaaattctgtcGATTGTCACTAAAGTCGTTAGCTCAATAATGACTGCACAGAATTTCGAGCAGTAAAATATATTTCCACTTTGATGTAATACTAAgccaattatacatgtagcatgcaTATATCGGTATTGCCAATGTTTGCCCTCGTTAGCCATTTTTGTAATTTGTACACTGCAAATGTTGAATTTCCAATCGAGTGTTTATGGTGCAGGTGTAATTACTGTTAATGATGATTGTGTCTAGAAGGAGTCGAAAAAAAGAGAGGGATATATCCTATTCTAGTATAATTTGATATCTGGCTGCTATTAGACCCGATCTACCTGAATCATCAATCAAACCGCCATAATGATTCGTAGACGGTGTCATTGTATAAAAAAGTAAGAGTATTCTCTGTAAACAGTTTTTAGATACTAAGATGTTCTCGAagtaattgtttgatttccatAAATCTGAGTTCTCTCCGTGGATGATTAAACGAGAAGATAACGAGAATTGACAGCGCCCTCTGTGGTTTGCTGAGAGATACCGTGACACTCGGAAGTGTGCGTGCTTCTCCGGCTTCAGATGGACGATCCATAGACTTGTACCCTATCTCGCTTCACAAAATTACAATACCAAATATAATCCCGCAAGAAAAATCTGACACAGACAGAGTTCTTTAGGAGAAGATTGCGATTGATTTAAACGGTCTTGAAGGGACGGATGAGCTGATTGCTTATCTATACTTCATTTGCTTGGATGACATTTGATTCATAAGAATAAATAATGCCAATAGTCTTAGCACTTATTCTGGCTTTTAATATTTCTGATCATTTCGATGCTTTTAGGtattaaatctttttaaaaaatcccttTAATCTTGTAAATTCAAGAGTACATTCATGTGGGGGAAAGCGCGATAGCGTATCCAtgaaactgtttcatttaatacatttgaaaattaatgatttcatGTTGATACAGAAATAGCTGAAAGTTAATGATAACATTAAGAGTTATTTTTGTGAGTTTTACACATAAGAAACTTTTGGTGGTAAAAAAAAGGAGGTAAATTGACTCGCCGTGtctacagagtgtttgtattgCAGGAGAGACGTCTGCGCTGTATCGTCAATCTCAGCCTCTTAAGACTGATTAGAATTCTTAGACTGATTAGATTTTGAGATATCAGTTTTCGAGATTGATAACCCCACAGACATGCCGTGGCACGAATTAACATCCAGAGAGCAAAAAGAAATTGCCACGTGGATATCATACTCACCCTGGCACTTTCTCACTTTCCCTCTTTTAGAATTATTAATTATCTGGCGGTCGccaaataaatttcatatcattatCTGGCGACCACTATATATTCTCACTTTTCCTTCTTTagaattatgatatttttatttgattatctggcggccgccaaaTAAATTTCTAACTGCCACCACATAGAATACGCAAGTTTCGAGATACATCCAAGTTATTTCCCGTTAGAGAACCTTCGTACGCAGCAAGGCGCGAAACAGTATGAAATTTCCTAGATGTCTGCTCTTTTGCGATGGAGGTAAGTTCGGTGCTCTGTTAAACGCTTCCAAACAAGGGTGAGTACAAGTTGTATACATTCATTATAGATTGGCTATGTAAACAAGGATAAAAGTCATGAAAGCGTAAATTTGAAttattgtttgcaaataagatattgtttttatgtttccactttagtcaaacatttcttattttgtatttcctacatttatatattttaacagaTGCCGCGTTTGACTAATTCCATGTGACACCAGCCAGAAACTTATTGGATGGCCGACAGATAAAATGTTCTCACCTGGCACCAAACGGCTTCCGTATGCTGACATATCGATGCTCTCTACCATTTCTTCCGATAGGTCACGTAAACGTAATCAAAAACAAGAAACACGGAAATCGGTAAGTTGAAATCAATGTTCATGGCTATCTGGCGAACACATGTTAAGGTCATACATGACGATTTtgccatttttaaaaactttttattttttatttttccgaAATAGATTTAAATTCTGCAAGACTTCGTATGCCAGTCTGGTTATACATTACCTAATCAGTAATGCAAGGGTCTCAGGTTCAATCTCGGATTGATCCAAAGAGTTTCCTCCCCTTCTTTGCCACAAAGATTGAGTAATTCGTACAACCTTCTGTCATAAGAATTGATTTTTACGTttttttacttgccacaacatggaactatcaaaatatatgcTTTTAAAACAGTCATGGTTTTATGTCCtaagacgttttgtttgtttgtagaaACAAAATGGGATGTAAGTGAATTATACCCGAAAtgtcatgaaaaattatacacatgtaaatattgatatGTTACGTCACATATGACCTTGAATAAGTACTAGTATTTATAAGAATTATACCAGTGTTTAGATGTAAATTCTTGAATCTTTCATAAATTTGAAGAATTTACGTTGACCCATGTGGGTTTCCACCTGTCTGAAGTCTGCAAATGCGTTACTGATATTTCTAATAAGAAATTTTGACGTCATTAACAAGGAAGATTCTGATACTAAGCTTCCACAATACAAGGGATAGTTGATTTTACGAATAGTGGCATTATTGAATTAGACATTTGAAGCGCTTGATTTCTATGAAAGATTTTTCAATTTGTCTGATGTCTGTACTGGACTGCCTTATCATGTGGTCTGGCGACAGACACGGTGCAGATGGGTGGTAGCGAGGTCGGATTAGTATTGGCAGAAATCAATAAAGCCCAGCAGTATATACAAGAGGCAAGTGAAAAAATTAATTAAGATTTACAGAGAAACAATACCCGGCTCCAATGTATAATTGATGGAGCCCTAAGAAGGGTGATTAATTTTCACGGACTTTTAGGGGCTTCTACTTAAGGTATCTCTTTAATTACTCCAGACAAGTTATTTGTGTTCAATGAACTAAGGAGGCGGGGTCAATGTTTTAATACCATCCTAATGGAGACTGTTTAGTGTCCCAGACTAAAGACAACGCGGTATTTTATCTCCCAGCCATCTATTAGTCCTCCGCCGCCCCGTATGAGCAGTGGATGTGTATGTTTTGATATGTTTCTTCTCAAAGTGTCGTGGATTAGCAGAATAAACATCAATTATTGCTATGATAATGGCATCACcagaatatttaaaataaagatCAAATCTAGTTTCTCAAAAACGCCTCGTAGCCCGTAAATAAAGGCAATCAAAGTCTGATATCAAGCAGGAATTGATAACAGAAGTATTATTTAAaaagggaaaataaaaaaagtatAGTAAAACTCGAATgcagcgaacacggatataacGAATTTATGGTTAGAGTGAAGTGAAACCGATTTCTTTGGCAGACTCCTTAcatattctatatataaaaaaatctgtctctataacgaacacggatacaGCGAATTTGCGGTTATAGTGATTCTTCGGCAAATTCctttatattctatataaaaatctgcgcCTATAATGAACATGGATACAGCGAATGTGCGAGTTCCCatcaaacaggaagttgatattTGTGAGGTAGACATGTCACATAGTGTCCATTGGAACAGAAGAATTTACAGTCCCCttacagtgaccttgaccttttacatGACATTGACACCGATACCAACCCAACTCAGATCTTAATATACAATTATCagataattttgaaatgtgGCAAAATTTTTACACAAGGCTGAACCAACCAACACACTACCATATAAACCACCAAATACCTTTATTTCCTACGCAAATAAAATGACACATTCTGATTGACTGTTAAGCAGGTGTAAATATCCATACCCCCGATTATCAAGGAGAAAATTGTTAGGTAAGAAATGCATTGATTTCGAGGTTGGGATCTACTGTAATTAGAAAGCACGGAGAGACATCATGATCGCTCAGGCGTATCGAATCCTGTGTCAGACTGCTGCATAGTCTCTCACTACAGAATGCGCATACAATTATACTAAGAACATATATCGGGGGATTTCCCCAGCTATATTGTAGGCAGACCAGCGAGACATGAAGTTGCTTTTTGTGCACGTTGTAGGTCTTTTGCTGACATGTATGAGTCATTATTGCGGAGCCCATTTTTTAAACtcgcatatctttttttttaatttacgtgtttttcttttttcttttctttcaataGCTTACATTCAAAGCTTATTATTGTTCTATATCTGATATTAGTAAAAACAAAGGAAAATAAATCGAGTGGGAATTTGaacttctttctgaaataatttttttttaaatgttctcaGCTGTTATAAACACTCCATCATAAAACAACGAACCTTGCACTTATGAAATTCACCACCTCTAGCTAGATTAAGAAGAGGGGGGAAAAAACCCACAATTCTAATATGGAACATGCAAGCATCTCTCACTTATAATTAAGATTATCCCACCTCTAATTCGAAAATAAATCAAGGAAAATACACTTCATGCTGTCTAGTGCATATTGAAACTTACGTCGAACTTCTAACGTTTAAGGGCAATTATCATTAgcacttttgaaatattgtgtatttttttCCTTTCAGGGCTACTTTGTTTTTCTATCGCTGTCAGCAAAGATTATTTTGTGCTTTCCAATAGTTCTTCCAAAGTCAACAAAACTCTTCACAAAGTGATAAGGCGACATAATATTTGACAGTTGGtgtgaaataaaacaagtaGGCGGGAGATATACATTTCTGAAGATTTATTCAACCTCCAGTTGTTGTTATAATTGATCGTTTATTGAAACATGTTGATATTCTAAGGCGGACTGAACGATGCATTTTGCATGAATACTACAAAAATGTATTGACATAACATATTATTGCGCATGAAGTATTGCAAAATCTTCGATTCACTTTTACCTATAATCTTAATTTACTGTGTcaatacattttatttacatataaagtAGTTCCACGTATTACATTACATTTTTCAGTCGGaggtttaaaatatatttacatcatGCCATCCAATGTTGAACTGAGACAATCATACTTGATGTCCATAGGGTTAAACGTCATAGACAGCCACACACGACGAACTACCGAGACAGCCACAACTAGATGTCTATAAGATTAGACATAATGGACAGTCACACATGACGAACTACCGAGACAGACACAACTAGATGTGTATAAAATTAGACATAATGGACAGTCACACATGACGAACTACCGAGACAGACACAACTAGATGTCTATAAAATTAGACATTATAGACAGTCACACATGAGAAATACCGAGACAGCCACAACTAGATGTCTATAAGATTAGTCATTATAGACAGCCACACACAACGAATTACCGAGACAGCCACAACTAGATGTCTATAAAATTAGACATTATAGACAGTCACACATGACGGACTACCGAGACAGTCACAACTAGATGTCTATAAGATTAGACATTATAGACAGTCACAACTAGATGTCTATAAGATTAGACATTATAGACAGTCACACATGACGAACTATCGAGACATCCACAACTAGATGTCTATAAAATTAGACATTATAGACAACCACACATGACGAACTACCGAGACAGCCACAACTAGATGTCTATAAAATTAGACATTATAGAGAGTCACACATGACGAACTACCAAGACAGATACAACTAGATGTCTATAAGATTAGACATTATAGAGAGTCACACATGACGAACTATCAAGACAGATACAACTAGATGTCTATAAGATTAGACATTATAGAGAGTCACACATGACGAACTACCGAGACAGCCACAACTAGATGTCTATAAGATTATACATTATAGACATTCACACTTGTCGAACTACCGAGACAGTCACAACTAGATGTCTATAAGATTATACATTATAGACAGTCACACATGACGAACTACCGAGACATCCATAACTAGATGTCTATAAGATTAGACATTATAGACATTCACACATGACGAACTATCGAGACATCCATAACTAGTAGATGTTCGTTAGACACAATTTAGGTAGACACACGCGGTGAACTAACGTGCATATGACATATAGACCGTATTAAGTCTTACCTCTATGCTGCTTTGAATAATACAGGtatttttatattaatcattttatgaACGTAGAAATTATGGAACGTGATTAACTAAGTTATTTGATGCCAGACTTTCTTACAAAGTCAATGGACATTTCTATCATTGTGATTTCACAAGGTTACATTGACCAAGGGATTTTTATGAtagaaatgacaattttttttctctccaggagaactcgaaCCCAGATTTTTAGGCTAGAAATGACGACGTTTTTCTCCAGgataactcgtacccagatttatccgataaaatgacaaagtttttcccCCTGGAGAACTCGTActcagatttttataataaaattgacaaagtttttctctaggagaactcgtacccatatttttatttggtaaattgacaaagtttttctccggGAGAACTCATACCTAAATATTGATGGGTACAACTTCtcttggagaactcgtacccggGTACGAGTTGTCCTGGAGAAGTCGTAACCGGGTACAacttctccaggagaactcgtacccaaatttaCGAGTTCTCCAGAAGtaacaaaatttacatttcctgtgttttgtctttgatatctttacaaattgtaaagatcgtcatttcctcatgaatgcactgCTGTTATagacaatgtgcgtatgaatcttgattaaAAATAGTATGTCTGTTTTAACGACtggaaattccgacagaaatggaagtagaatgtaaatataagaattgGAAACAAACGCGTTAGCGCTACGTGAAGTATTCCGGCGTGACGCGTCGCAGgttataccctcatgtattttcaaaaattaaatgtatttcattatcattatgtTATAATTTTCATCCTCTAAATGAAGATTTCAATACACAATTTGCGGCTGTGCTGTTTACAGGAAGGTTTGCCCATGACTAAACATAAATCAGTACTATCTTTGATGAAGCACAAATTGAAATTTGTCTGTTCCAGTTAGGGGTCGTATAAATAGGGATCGGTTGATCGGTTGTAGTTTTCTTGCAACAGTCTAAACAAGCTACAACGATGTTTTGCCCACTTTGATTAACAATTTAAACATGCATGTAATATCAACACAGTGCTGATTAAATGCTcgtatttgttattttattttagatCAAGCCCTTGTGACcgtttttaatttattttacgTACATGCATATTTAACGAGGTTTCCTCTTTATTCGATG
This genomic window from Ostrea edulis chromosome 4, xbOstEdul1.1, whole genome shotgun sequence contains:
- the LOC125668219 gene encoding uncharacterized protein LOC125668219, with protein sequence MKNTLISSLGLLSCVIMLKTAESIIPPFMQYTQREEAVVHRFRPTADRCCRVGQRAARKMMSCSIRNSQRLFNSVHTARSSNGGIILRNTDSFFSKVTVCATNFSTSFEKCCVNKENFLKEIRICRRRYRERDFRAKCIKIAKSKYGQ